From a single Kitasatospora azatica KCTC 9699 genomic region:
- a CDS encoding IS4 family transposase: MPAHCQARQRLGAAPLKALFDLVRGPVATTATQARWRGLLVVAVDGTLLPVPDTPANLAVFAKQRCNNGAGGYPQVRLAALVACGTRAVIGAAFGPATTGELEYAGRLAGDLRAGMLLLGDRNFAAADLLNRLAATGAHLLVRCKSGRRLPPVARCGDGSFLARLGALTVRVIDAEISLVTSKGARTGHYRLLTTLTDPSAHPAAELIRLYHERWEVETAYAELKSTILGGRVLRARTPAGVEQEIWALLVAYQVLRTAMTDATDSVPGTDPDRAGFTVALSAARDQLVLAAGIMTETVIDLVGVIGRHVLAHLLPARRVRTKDRIVKRAISKYNARGPAIDRATYKATISVNMLTTDP, translated from the coding sequence GTGCCGGCGCATTGCCAGGCTCGCCAGCGCCTGGGGGCGGCGCCGTTGAAGGCACTGTTCGATCTGGTACGTGGGCCGGTGGCGACGACCGCGACCCAGGCCCGCTGGCGCGGGCTGTTGGTGGTGGCGGTCGACGGCACGCTGTTGCCCGTGCCGGACACGCCGGCGAACCTCGCGGTGTTCGCCAAGCAGCGGTGCAACAACGGGGCAGGGGGTTATCCGCAGGTCCGGCTGGCGGCACTGGTGGCCTGCGGAACGAGGGCGGTGATCGGGGCGGCGTTCGGCCCGGCCACCACCGGCGAGCTGGAGTACGCGGGCCGGCTGGCAGGCGATCTGCGTGCCGGGATGCTGCTGCTCGGCGACCGGAATTTCGCCGCCGCTGATCTGCTGAACCGCCTTGCCGCCACCGGAGCACACCTGCTGGTGCGGTGCAAGTCCGGTCGCAGGCTGCCGCCGGTGGCCCGCTGCGGTGACGGCTCGTTCCTGGCCCGGCTCGGCGCGCTGACCGTACGCGTCATCGACGCCGAGATCAGCCTCGTCACGTCCAAAGGGGCTCGCACCGGCCACTACCGGCTGCTGACCACCCTCACCGACCCGTCAGCGCACCCGGCCGCCGAGCTCATACGGCTCTATCACGAACGCTGGGAGGTCGAGACAGCCTACGCGGAGCTGAAATCCACGATCCTGGGCGGACGTGTCCTGCGCGCCCGCACCCCGGCCGGGGTCGAGCAGGAGATCTGGGCACTGCTCGTCGCCTACCAGGTGCTGCGGACCGCCATGACGGACGCCACCGACAGTGTCCCGGGCACCGACCCGGACCGGGCCGGCTTCACCGTCGCCCTGTCTGCCGCCCGCGACCAGCTCGTCCTGGCCGCGGGCATCATGACCGAGACCGTGATCGACCTGGTCGGAGTCATCGGCCGCCATGTGCTGGCCCATCTCCTGCCCGCACGGCGGGTCCGCACCAAAGACCGGATCGTCAAACGAGCGATCTCCAAGTACAACGCACGCGGACCCGCCATCGACCGAGCCACCTACAAAGCCACGATCAGCGTCAACATGCTCACAACCGACCCTTGA
- a CDS encoding plasmid mobilization protein yields the protein MRGPYGATHAGVHAQGGVDVPLLPRAAAPELHREGAAKQEETPAVEPFTPARAADRAERPSTRRPKRRRRDNENPKTKKLGFRCTAERAAEIKRLAQAAGLNVADYLERQALTVDGAGLVTRDEQLDQSVQALDAARFQVGRVGVNVNQIAFQLNALIGIDHGPAQVTLKKARELMVETRRAAAQVDSSAMRVAKAGRR from the coding sequence GTGCGGGGCCCCTACGGGGCCACGCACGCGGGGGTCCACGCCCAGGGGGGCGTGGACGTGCCGTTGCTGCCGAGGGCGGCAGCACCGGAGCTTCACCGCGAGGGCGCGGCGAAGCAGGAGGAGACACCCGCCGTCGAGCCGTTCACGCCCGCCCGAGCTGCTGACCGCGCTGAGCGTCCGAGCACGCGCCGTCCCAAGCGCCGCCGACGTGACAACGAGAACCCCAAGACGAAGAAGCTCGGTTTTCGCTGCACCGCGGAGCGGGCAGCGGAGATCAAGCGGCTCGCGCAGGCGGCGGGCCTGAACGTGGCCGACTACCTGGAGCGCCAGGCCCTGACCGTCGACGGCGCCGGCCTGGTGACCCGCGACGAGCAACTGGACCAGTCCGTGCAGGCGCTCGATGCCGCGCGGTTCCAGGTCGGCCGGGTCGGCGTCAACGTCAACCAGATCGCCTTCCAGCTCAACGCCCTGATCGGCATCGACCACGGCCCCGCGCAGGTCACCCTGAAGAAGGCCAGGGAGCTGATGGTCGAGACCCGCCGGGCCGCCGCCCAGGTCGACTCGTCCGCGATGCGCGTGGCGAAGGCCGGCCGCCGGTGA
- a CDS encoding ATP-binding protein: MSSIPVVQRTVFSTSRTAEFLDWRALQSQTGQSRERFGDVVIKELLDNALDAAETESNRPEIGLAVTWADGVARVCVTDNGPGMAGGVVERILDFTRNVSDKESLRSPTRGMQGNAFKTLLGIPYALGIAEPVVVEALGVRHEIAVSADPSGDVAPHHTKAPSNRTTGTSVTVPVPAEQVTAEKAAAWLQKFALINPHARFVDHAQTGGADRAGIYEPTAPKKWRKPLPTDPTSAHHYDEAAMTKLVFAHIREHRAGGTDLTVRAFANTFAGLTGSAKAKKIAEQVPQITHLSGFEEHPDQIPVLLAAMKEHSKPPTPSYLGQVPRDHYTHVLDHAFGVEEAWFSRKQLTDKAGIPWSIEVAVARTERPGAVCFAVNYSATFGDPLAQTLLLGDNVTSTGVRSFLAQTDAAPTLGNQSGRAAIVHLVCPVPQFTDKGKTALVVPGEVAAACAKALTSATKVLARDQRSKQVSDRREQRAAMREYKASTANLTAPKLSKKDAVFTVMREAISQARGTEGLSFSAHTLFYKIRPLALKLLPIGSKLNAPYIEQTLIPDWERQNGPIQGLYREPRGTLHHPHDPTGLMDVRLGTREVQQYIPPKWSYNKILVIEKTGLWPPVREAGLAEKYDMAVITNEGYGTEACRELLAKMPPGNVQIFVLHDADPYGYNIARTLGEETTRMPDHRVKVIDLGLTVDDAQAKGLEAEPDTRDAALPARILPHLSDADRQWFTGKPCAWRPNGEPAKWRYQRVELNAFSSPELIAYIEEGLARYQALGKVVPPDNQLWSTAQQRLQHRVVAAVGEAIDAMFPMDRLVQAVFAGLDTDQITAIGSAHLAQLHADRPALSWEDAVTTLVDNRMPDDHHLTALARQAVTAQQAAHSR, encoded by the coding sequence TTGAGTTCGATCCCGGTCGTGCAGCGCACCGTGTTCTCGACGTCCCGCACCGCGGAGTTCCTGGATTGGCGGGCCCTGCAGTCCCAGACCGGACAGTCCCGTGAGCGGTTCGGCGACGTCGTCATCAAGGAACTGCTCGACAATGCCCTCGACGCGGCGGAGACCGAGAGCAACCGCCCCGAGATCGGCCTCGCCGTGACGTGGGCCGACGGTGTGGCGCGGGTTTGTGTGACGGACAACGGGCCCGGCATGGCGGGCGGGGTGGTCGAGCGGATCCTGGACTTCACCCGCAACGTCTCCGACAAGGAGAGCCTGCGCTCGCCGACCCGCGGAATGCAGGGCAACGCGTTCAAGACCCTGCTCGGCATCCCCTACGCGCTCGGCATCGCGGAGCCGGTGGTGGTCGAGGCGCTGGGGGTGCGCCACGAAATCGCCGTGTCCGCCGACCCCTCGGGCGACGTCGCCCCCCACCACACGAAGGCCCCCTCCAACCGCACCACCGGCACCTCGGTCACCGTGCCAGTGCCGGCCGAGCAGGTCACGGCCGAGAAGGCGGCTGCCTGGCTGCAAAAGTTCGCCCTCATCAACCCGCACGCGCGCTTCGTTGACCACGCTCAGACCGGCGGCGCAGACAGGGCCGGAATTTACGAGCCCACCGCGCCCAAGAAGTGGCGCAAGCCCCTGCCCACCGACCCGACCAGCGCACACCACTACGACGAGGCCGCAATGACGAAGCTGGTCTTCGCCCACATCCGCGAGCACCGCGCGGGTGGTACGGACCTGACGGTTCGGGCGTTCGCCAACACCTTCGCGGGCCTGACCGGCTCGGCCAAGGCCAAGAAGATCGCCGAGCAGGTTCCCCAGATCACGCACCTGTCCGGCTTCGAGGAGCACCCAGACCAGATCCCGGTGCTCCTGGCGGCGATGAAGGAGCACAGCAAGCCGCCCACGCCCTCCTACCTCGGCCAGGTCCCCCGCGACCACTACACCCACGTCCTCGACCACGCGTTCGGCGTCGAGGAGGCATGGTTCTCCCGCAAGCAGCTGACCGACAAGGCGGGGATCCCGTGGAGCATCGAGGTGGCGGTTGCCCGCACGGAGCGCCCCGGCGCCGTGTGCTTCGCCGTGAACTACTCGGCGACCTTCGGCGACCCCCTCGCCCAGACCCTGCTGCTCGGCGACAACGTCACCAGCACCGGGGTGCGCTCGTTCCTCGCCCAGACCGACGCCGCCCCCACCCTCGGCAACCAGTCGGGTCGAGCCGCCATCGTCCATCTGGTCTGCCCGGTACCGCAGTTCACCGACAAGGGCAAGACCGCACTCGTCGTCCCGGGCGAGGTCGCCGCGGCCTGTGCGAAGGCCCTCACCTCCGCGACGAAGGTGCTGGCCCGGGACCAGCGCTCCAAGCAGGTCTCCGACCGGCGTGAGCAGCGGGCTGCGATGCGCGAGTACAAGGCCAGCACCGCCAACCTGACCGCGCCGAAGCTGTCCAAGAAGGACGCTGTGTTCACCGTCATGCGTGAGGCCATCAGCCAGGCTCGAGGCACCGAGGGTCTGTCTTTCTCCGCCCACACCCTGTTCTACAAGATCCGGCCGCTCGCGCTGAAGCTCCTCCCCATCGGGTCCAAGCTCAATGCCCCCTACATCGAGCAGACGCTGATCCCCGACTGGGAACGCCAGAACGGACCCATCCAGGGCCTCTACCGCGAGCCGCGTGGAACCCTGCACCACCCCCACGACCCCACCGGGCTGATGGACGTGCGGCTGGGTACCCGCGAGGTCCAGCAGTACATCCCGCCGAAGTGGAGCTACAACAAGATCCTCGTCATCGAGAAGACGGGCCTGTGGCCGCCGGTACGCGAGGCGGGCCTCGCCGAGAAGTACGACATGGCCGTCATCACCAACGAGGGCTACGGCACCGAGGCGTGCCGCGAATTGCTCGCCAAGATGCCCCCCGGCAACGTGCAGATCTTCGTTCTACACGACGCCGACCCCTACGGCTACAACATCGCCCGCACCCTCGGGGAGGAGACCACCCGCATGCCCGACCACCGCGTGAAGGTCATCGACCTCGGCCTGACCGTCGACGACGCCCAGGCCAAGGGACTCGAGGCCGAGCCCGACACCCGCGACGCCGCCCTGCCCGCTCGCATCCTGCCCCACCTGTCCGACGCCGACCGTCAGTGGTTCACGGGCAAGCCCTGTGCCTGGCGCCCGAACGGCGAGCCCGCCAAGTGGCGCTACCAGCGCGTCGAACTCAACGCCTTCTCCTCCCCGGAGCTCATCGCCTACATCGAGGAAGGTCTCGCCCGCTACCAAGCCCTCGGCAAGGTCGTACCGCCCGACAACCAGCTGTGGTCCACCGCCCAACAGCGCCTGCAGCACCGTGTCGTCGCGGCCGTCGGCGAGGCGATCGACGCCATGTTCCCCATGGACCGGCTCGTCCAAGCAGTATTCGCCGGCCTCGACACCGACCAGATCACCGCCATCGGCTCAGCCCACCTCGCCCAGCTCCACGCCGACCGCCCCGCCCTCTCCTGGGAAGACGCCGTCACCACCCTGGTCGACAACCGGATGCCCGACGACCACCACCTCACCGCACTCGCCCGCCAAGCCGTAACCGCACAACAGGCCGCGCACAGCCGGTAG
- a CDS encoding relaxase/mobilization nuclease domain-containing protein, with the protein MITTARSGKYTLGALQYLYGPGRVNEHTDPHLVGSWDGFAPDPGRDPEATLAQLRDVLDLHVVRYGQPVKKHVYHRMVRADPSDRNLSDEEWADIARRIVAVAGIAPDGDPDGCRWIAVHHGDNHIHILATTIRADLTQARLRGDQYRAEDELTEIERQYRLKDLSDTRTPEYRAAIPKRAKSPELRKAERLGQEETGRARLRTGVRRALAGAATEEEFLARLTVQGIRFEIRRLPSGDAKGYTFALPTGGPSGPVWFSGSKLAADLTLPKIHERFAIGVNQPAPSRAGDQGRSVTVRYRASTTTDRAVRTIDDEPQAGQIAAVVSGAIEMLDTLALTSPVLSRKEINQAARALEYTAVARTRAARTEVRAMRSAARELLYGGLAGGSGDEGTAAATVLSSLVLLAIVIAKWHAAQGNQRQAEAAHAAAAHLRTAYGRHAGRPIALLDTRGRQLSEPIRDRQETAIRQALPADQAARVLAEDGWAALAATLAEAEQAGHDPQALIAQAAGQRELASADSPAAVLTWRIRRNGGLPAPAPKATTEERRTGAALFRSTTNRTTSSPAAAVTPPPAPPAPDQVRRTR; encoded by the coding sequence GTGATCACCACTGCCCGCTCCGGCAAATACACGCTCGGGGCGCTGCAGTACCTGTACGGTCCGGGGCGAGTGAACGAGCACACCGACCCGCACCTCGTGGGCTCCTGGGACGGCTTCGCACCCGACCCTGGCCGCGACCCCGAGGCCACCCTCGCCCAGCTGCGGGACGTCCTGGACCTGCACGTCGTCCGCTACGGCCAGCCGGTCAAGAAGCACGTCTACCACCGCATGGTCCGCGCCGACCCTTCCGACCGGAACCTGAGCGACGAGGAGTGGGCGGACATCGCCCGCCGAATCGTGGCCGTCGCCGGAATCGCCCCCGACGGCGATCCGGACGGCTGCCGGTGGATCGCCGTGCACCACGGGGACAACCACATCCACATCCTCGCCACCACCATCCGCGCGGACCTGACCCAGGCCCGCCTGCGCGGCGACCAGTACCGGGCCGAGGACGAACTCACCGAGATCGAGAGGCAGTACCGACTCAAGGACCTGTCCGACACTCGCACCCCGGAGTATCGGGCCGCGATCCCCAAGCGCGCCAAGAGTCCAGAACTGCGCAAGGCTGAGCGGCTGGGGCAGGAGGAGACCGGGCGGGCCCGGCTGCGGACAGGTGTCCGCCGGGCGCTGGCCGGCGCCGCCACCGAGGAGGAGTTCCTCGCACGCCTCACCGTGCAGGGCATCCGCTTCGAGATCCGCCGCCTACCCTCCGGCGACGCCAAGGGCTACACGTTCGCCCTACCCACCGGCGGTCCGAGCGGTCCGGTGTGGTTCTCCGGCAGCAAGCTCGCCGCCGACCTCACCCTGCCCAAGATCCACGAGCGCTTCGCCATCGGCGTCAACCAGCCCGCACCCAGCCGCGCGGGTGATCAGGGGCGGTCGGTCACAGTCCGGTACCGGGCCAGCACCACCACCGACCGTGCCGTACGCACCATCGACGACGAACCCCAGGCCGGTCAGATCGCCGCGGTGGTCAGCGGCGCCATCGAGATGCTCGACACCCTCGCGCTCACCAGCCCCGTCCTGTCTCGAAAGGAGATCAACCAGGCCGCTCGGGCCTTGGAGTACACCGCCGTCGCCCGCACCCGCGCCGCCCGCACCGAGGTACGTGCGATGCGCTCCGCCGCCCGGGAACTCCTCTACGGCGGCCTGGCCGGCGGCAGCGGCGACGAGGGCACGGCCGCGGCCACGGTCCTGTCCAGTCTGGTGCTGCTGGCGATCGTCATCGCCAAGTGGCACGCCGCCCAAGGCAACCAGCGCCAGGCCGAGGCCGCACACGCGGCGGCAGCGCACCTGCGTACCGCCTACGGCAGGCACGCCGGGCGCCCGATCGCCCTGCTCGACACCCGAGGCCGCCAGCTCTCGGAGCCGATCCGCGACCGGCAGGAGACAGCGATCCGCCAGGCGCTGCCTGCCGACCAGGCCGCCCGGGTACTCGCCGAGGACGGCTGGGCGGCACTTGCCGCCACCCTGGCCGAAGCCGAACAAGCAGGCCACGACCCGCAGGCCCTTATCGCCCAGGCCGCCGGTCAGCGCGAGTTGGCCAGCGCCGACTCGCCCGCCGCCGTGCTGACCTGGCGCATCCGACGCAATGGCGGCCTCCCGGCCCCCGCGCCGAAGGCCACGACGGAGGAACGTCGCACCGGCGCGGCCCTGTTCCGCTCCACCACCAACCGCACCACCAGCTCACCGGCCGCCGCGGTCACCCCGCCGCCGGCGCCGCCCGCACCCGATCAGGTGCGCCGCACGCGGTGA
- a CDS encoding DUF2637 domain-containing protein has protein sequence MSTASISPARPSRAQVTVWDRLAVALLGAIGFALSYDALQQMAVAIHVRGWLTYMFPLTIDGFIAYGVRALLVLREAPWPARAYAWLLFAGATGASVWANALHAVRLNHLAEVGGGLRLGDSVVGLLSTLAPLALGGSVHLYILIARHSLATVPPTSGGLQRAAEGPDSLDRPESLVEPFADMDRQTHAAASAEDAGPATAEAGAAPADLFVHWSPDGAGNGPADGAAAEHTRAGDQAEPQWSADQPAAGAFDVPPVPAVSEEVVGSPEADPGSVDHARAGDSVDGVAGEVAGQGISGQSGQSEGARSAGRPPGAPTEELVAIGREGWTVAGRLTRHVVRDAIRARNLTVSEDRVTEVANILRAERDAAGGLRA, from the coding sequence TTGAGCACCGCGTCCATATCCCCGGCCCGTCCGTCGCGCGCCCAGGTCACCGTCTGGGACCGCCTCGCGGTCGCGCTGCTCGGCGCGATCGGCTTCGCCCTGTCCTACGACGCGCTCCAGCAGATGGCCGTCGCCATCCACGTGCGTGGCTGGCTGACCTACATGTTCCCGCTGACCATCGACGGGTTCATCGCCTACGGCGTGCGCGCGCTGCTTGTCCTGCGCGAAGCCCCGTGGCCGGCGCGCGCCTACGCCTGGCTCCTCTTCGCTGGCGCCACCGGCGCCAGCGTGTGGGCCAACGCGCTGCACGCGGTGCGCCTCAACCACCTCGCCGAGGTGGGTGGCGGACTGCGGCTCGGCGACAGCGTCGTCGGCCTGCTGTCTACGCTCGCCCCGCTCGCGCTCGGCGGCTCGGTCCACCTGTACATCCTCATCGCCCGCCACAGCCTCGCCACCGTGCCTCCTACGAGCGGCGGGCTGCAGCGGGCTGCCGAGGGCCCGGACAGCCTCGACCGTCCGGAGAGCCTGGTCGAGCCGTTCGCCGACATGGATCGCCAAACGCACGCCGCCGCGTCGGCGGAGGACGCCGGTCCCGCCACAGCGGAAGCGGGTGCGGCCCCCGCGGACCTTTTCGTGCACTGGTCCCCGGACGGAGCGGGCAACGGTCCGGCCGACGGCGCTGCGGCTGAGCACACCCGCGCTGGGGACCAAGCCGAGCCCCAGTGGTCAGCGGACCAGCCAGCGGCTGGCGCCTTTGACGTGCCGCCGGTCCCCGCTGTGTCCGAGGAGGTTGTCGGCAGTCCCGAGGCCGATCCGGGCAGTGTGGACCATGCCCGTGCCGGTGACAGCGTGGACGGTGTCGCGGGTGAAGTCGCAGGTCAGGGGATTTCCGGTCAATCGGGTCAGTCTGAGGGTGCCAGGTCGGCGGGCCGTCCGCCGGGCGCTCCGACCGAAGAGCTTGTCGCGATCGGCCGCGAAGGCTGGACCGTTGCGGGCCGTCTGACCCGGCACGTGGTCAGGGACGCGATCCGTGCACGGAATCTGACTGTGTCCGAGGACCGGGTCACCGAGGTGGCCAACATCCTGCGCGCCGAGCGTGACGCCGCAGGCGGTCTTCGCGCCTGA
- a CDS encoding HsdM family class I SAM-dependent methyltransferase, whose amino-acid sequence MAADENGVLAELFWSVTRLLRGSFKTHSYGNVVLVLTALRRLDCVRQQESGAQLTEDWFGVPAQVASKGATAQPEQLVADRIRQLLVTDFPAGSMEILDSLDFSRTLQTLVDSRLLSKVVACFVAVDLSPVTVSNEQMGRAFEELLQQCADASSEPYGEHRTPRDIAELTARLLLSPDLAPLGGTAAPSRVYDPCCGTGGMFYAVETVFRNVGATGALTVSGQEINQQSAALARLAQMMRGGDPDAIVLGDVLIDDRHRGQRFEYQLAAPPFGMYWSGQQDAVIREAKDLGWDGRFGAGLPTRVDSSLLFVQHLVAHMRPTDQGGGRAAIVISPAPLQRGSAGSGDSEIRRWLLEQDLLEAVVALSDRLWPNTAMPSYIWLLSNRKPQHLRGKVIALDGSGSSATVRRPVGAKRQYMTARHISELVERYLEARDGMLDEGRLAESEDGALLLDISDLGYRQVAVERPLRQSFMVGADALAALEEAKPLERFSDAKALMGALRSFVDKSFPTWAEFQGALSTALRDAGVQGELTGPMWRRVRRAVAVEDPEGEVQRGADGKALPDPALRLQERLPLHQDIDQFIRREVKPEFPDAWPAHNTAKVGYSIPLAPFLAQRPGTGFGPLSKVAQLIPNRTLPSRERTGKPLLNGRDLQTADTAAELPDAAETRPHLASCTSGDVVGLGANWRLLPPEFGDALTPLTVLRPISNSGRALCEWLRTRPSDQRSALVPRFSMNSLVPVDLIKDPEFNALVDTLEAGRATLASTTAGILPNVFRDAQADVGELRHATRAAASQARLIGELVRPLEDPVWRAEWSYPYHVAALARQYRVAATPSDRYQTLLKLAEGIARCVGVLALAIEIRRKQAFTRTLKDKFNRGDGATWGTWHNLITPLVQAGPIPELPELEGVLDPGGVIESLTALLDGRNKNGHAYRAPAAHKVEREISVLEPLVVTALESVGWLAAHHWDLVDTCKYATNRFTLTGRRLRGSHPDWESFEYPPRDSPVEPGRIYVQGSSPDDPLELWPIARAEVCVECDAPELFLINKINRNRTIMTLRCSKDHEIEPAIGS is encoded by the coding sequence GTGGCAGCAGACGAGAACGGCGTGCTGGCGGAGCTGTTCTGGAGCGTCACCCGTTTGCTGAGGGGCAGCTTTAAGACCCACAGCTACGGCAACGTCGTACTGGTCCTCACCGCGCTGCGTCGCCTGGACTGCGTCCGCCAGCAGGAGTCGGGCGCTCAACTGACAGAGGACTGGTTCGGCGTTCCGGCTCAGGTCGCGAGCAAAGGAGCAACGGCCCAGCCTGAGCAACTGGTCGCCGACAGGATCCGCCAGCTGCTGGTGACGGACTTCCCCGCCGGCAGCATGGAAATACTGGATTCTCTCGACTTCTCGAGGACCCTCCAGACCCTCGTGGACTCGCGACTGCTCTCGAAAGTCGTGGCCTGCTTCGTCGCCGTTGACCTGAGCCCGGTCACCGTCTCGAACGAACAGATGGGGCGTGCCTTCGAAGAACTCCTGCAGCAGTGTGCCGACGCATCGTCCGAACCCTACGGGGAGCACAGAACCCCTCGGGACATCGCCGAGCTGACCGCCAGGCTTCTTCTCAGCCCCGACCTGGCACCCCTTGGTGGCACGGCGGCACCGAGCCGGGTCTACGACCCTTGCTGCGGAACTGGCGGAATGTTCTACGCCGTCGAGACCGTCTTCCGGAACGTCGGCGCCACTGGCGCCCTGACCGTTTCGGGACAGGAGATCAACCAGCAGTCGGCGGCGCTGGCCCGCCTCGCGCAGATGATGAGAGGCGGGGATCCGGACGCCATCGTCCTCGGCGATGTCCTCATCGACGACAGACACCGCGGCCAGAGGTTCGAGTACCAGCTGGCAGCCCCTCCGTTCGGCATGTACTGGAGTGGACAGCAGGACGCAGTCATCCGGGAGGCCAAGGATCTGGGGTGGGACGGAAGGTTCGGAGCTGGTCTGCCCACCCGCGTCGATTCCTCCCTGCTCTTTGTGCAGCACCTGGTGGCCCACATGCGGCCCACGGACCAGGGCGGTGGCCGAGCGGCGATCGTGATCAGCCCGGCGCCCCTTCAGCGGGGCAGCGCTGGCTCAGGCGATTCGGAGATCCGCCGGTGGCTGCTGGAGCAGGACCTGCTTGAGGCCGTGGTCGCCCTGTCGGACCGCCTGTGGCCGAACACTGCAATGCCCAGCTACATCTGGCTGCTGTCGAACCGCAAACCCCAGCACCTCCGGGGCAAGGTCATCGCGCTTGACGGGAGCGGGAGTTCCGCGACGGTGCGCCGTCCGGTGGGTGCCAAACGGCAGTACATGACGGCTCGGCACATCTCCGAGCTCGTCGAGCGGTACTTGGAGGCGCGCGATGGCATGCTCGATGAAGGACGCCTGGCCGAGAGCGAGGACGGCGCGTTGCTGCTCGACATCAGCGATCTCGGCTACCGTCAGGTCGCGGTCGAGCGGCCACTGCGGCAGTCGTTCATGGTGGGCGCGGATGCCCTCGCCGCCCTTGAGGAAGCCAAGCCACTGGAGCGATTCAGCGACGCGAAGGCCCTGATGGGCGCGTTGCGCTCGTTCGTTGACAAGAGCTTTCCGACCTGGGCCGAGTTTCAGGGCGCCTTGTCAACGGCGCTGCGGGACGCAGGGGTGCAGGGCGAGCTCACGGGCCCGATGTGGCGGCGCGTTCGTAGGGCCGTTGCCGTCGAAGATCCTGAGGGCGAAGTCCAGAGAGGTGCGGACGGCAAGGCGCTGCCCGATCCCGCGCTTCGTCTTCAGGAGCGGTTGCCGCTGCACCAGGACATCGACCAGTTCATTCGGCGCGAGGTCAAGCCCGAGTTCCCGGACGCATGGCCCGCCCACAACACCGCAAAGGTCGGCTATTCGATCCCGCTGGCTCCCTTCCTGGCTCAGCGGCCCGGTACGGGCTTCGGGCCGCTGTCCAAGGTGGCGCAGTTGATACCTAACCGAACCCTGCCCAGCCGAGAGAGAACCGGTAAACCCCTGTTGAACGGCCGCGACCTCCAGACGGCCGACACTGCGGCAGAGCTCCCGGACGCGGCTGAGACACGACCGCACCTGGCCTCCTGCACCAGCGGCGACGTCGTCGGGCTGGGCGCCAACTGGCGGCTCCTCCCACCGGAGTTCGGAGACGCGTTGACGCCGCTGACGGTCCTGCGCCCGATCAGCAACAGCGGACGCGCCCTGTGCGAGTGGCTGCGGACCCGCCCCAGCGACCAGAGAAGCGCGCTGGTGCCGCGGTTCTCCATGAACTCGCTGGTCCCAGTCGATCTCATCAAGGACCCCGAGTTCAACGCCCTCGTGGACACCCTCGAAGCTGGCAGGGCCACTCTGGCCAGCACTACCGCCGGAATTCTCCCCAACGTGTTCCGCGACGCGCAGGCTGACGTCGGCGAACTGCGCCACGCAACCCGCGCAGCTGCCTCCCAGGCCCGTCTCATTGGAGAACTCGTCAGGCCGCTCGAAGATCCTGTGTGGCGGGCTGAATGGAGCTACCCGTACCACGTGGCGGCGCTCGCCAGGCAGTACAGGGTCGCAGCGACTCCTAGTGACCGCTACCAGACGCTACTCAAGCTCGCCGAGGGCATCGCCCGCTGCGTCGGAGTGTTGGCGCTCGCCATCGAGATTCGCCGCAAGCAGGCTTTCACCAGAACCCTGAAGGACAAGTTCAACCGGGGTGACGGTGCGACCTGGGGCACCTGGCACAACCTGATCACGCCACTGGTCCAGGCCGGCCCCATCCCTGAACTCCCGGAGTTGGAGGGTGTACTCGACCCGGGCGGGGTGATTGAGTCGCTGACAGCTCTGCTGGACGGCAGGAACAAGAACGGCCACGCGTATCGAGCCCCCGCAGCACACAAGGTGGAGCGCGAGATCAGCGTCCTTGAGCCCTTGGTCGTCACAGCCCTGGAGTCGGTCGGCTGGTTGGCCGCACACCACTGGGACCTGGTCGACACCTGTAAGTACGCCACGAACAGGTTTACCCTGACCGGGCGTCGGCTGCGCGGCAGCCATCCGGACTGGGAGTCCTTCGAATACCCGCCTCGCGATTCGCCCGTGGAGCCAGGGCGGATCTACGTGCAAGGTTCCTCTCCCGACGACCCCTTGGAGCTTTGGCCCATCGCCAGGGCCGAAGTGTGCGTCGAGTGCGATGCGCCGGAGCTGTTCCTGATCAACAAGATCAACAGGAATCGCACCATCATGACGCTGCGCTGCAGCAAGGACCACGAGATCGAGCCCGCGATCGGCAGCTAG